AATACACTGGTGAACCTTTGCGCTGCTAAGCAAGCCCATAACGACACCCAGACCGCTGACGCTTGCTTTCCCGGTGTTGGTCTTGTCGTTAAACAGGTCTGCTCCTTTGCCGCTTCCTGCCTGACCTATCACCACGCTGACGCGGCTTTTATTCTCACCCGCAAGGTTAACCGGCATTGTGTTGAGCGTGCCCACTTTCGGGGCGTACACGACAGACAGTTCCGCCTCCTCCCCGGCAAGTGCGTCCGCGACACCCTGCAGGGCCGTGAGGTCGTCACCGCTAAGGGTGCGGTCGCCACACCATACGCCGATCTGACGGATACGGCCGGCCGCAAAGTTCTGCACTGTCTTAAGCTCGGCGAATGTCTGGGACTCACCCTGCGGCTTCTCGAAGATCGCCACATACAGGCTTACAGCCGGGTTAATTCGGTAAAGTTCGCTGAGCTGATAGTGAAGCACACGCACGCCCCAGCTTGCTGCATCCTCCTTAATACCCGCAGCCTCCGCCGCGTCAATGGTGCTGAGTGGCTGCACGTGGTCGGTTTTGAACGCGGCCGGAATATCTGCCGCCGGAAGATAGACCACAAAACCGGTTATATGGTCCTCACCGGGCAGAGACTTGGGGACATTGCCGTTCTGTCTCTGTATATTCAGACTTGTTGCCATTACGCTTCCACTTTTAAGGGTACTGCCGAAAATCCCAGACTTTTGCCGTGGTTTCGGGCGTCAGTTTCCTGTTTGAAACACTGGCCGTCGGCTGTCACCCATACTGCCGGGAGACTGTGACGCCGGCACGCTGCTTTACCCACAGCAGTAAGGGCG
The nucleotide sequence above comes from Duncaniella freteri. Encoded proteins:
- a CDS encoding DUF2586 family protein; its protein translation is MATSLNIQRQNGNVPKSLPGEDHITGFVVYLPAADIPAAFKTDHVQPLSTIDAAEAAGIKEDAASWGVRVLHYQLSELYRINPAVSLYVAIFEKPQGESQTFAELKTVQNFAAGRIRQIGVWCGDRTLSGDDLTALQGVADALAGEEAELSVVYAPKVGTLNTMPVNLAGENKSRVSVVIGQAGSGKGADLFNDKTNTGKASVSGLGVVMGLLSSAKVHQCIAWIKEFPTGVSLPAFGDGTLLRDVDKALLETLDTARYLFFITHTGQAGSYMNDSHTMDSAISDYAAIESVRTMDKAVRGIRTYVKPELGGNVYVDASTGQLASYTVAHLETVANQALEAMERAGELSGYKVEIDPEQDVASTSLVEFVIKNVAVPVMRHVRIKIGFAKSV